From a region of the Coffea arabica cultivar ET-39 chromosome 3e, Coffea Arabica ET-39 HiFi, whole genome shotgun sequence genome:
- the LOC113737175 gene encoding uncharacterized protein, which yields MIRQILVSFLELITGQLRLMSLFHEEELLGLVMWLGFVEGKLLMKIAHIHEKISRFTQLEHMDKWEKEIQELRLLGASNEKANAIFHNAGYLLQNVPDQSWRTCEICGAPAMNIAGEQAIEVNNGTGIATAASTAPMVFSDTRSYCHGRRVMNFLLGCMVFAFIISWFFHFKILP from the exons ATGATAAGACAAATCCTCGTGTCATTCCTGGAACTTATAACTGGACAG CTGAGACTTATGAGTTTGTTTCATGAGGAAGAATTACTTGGATTAG TCATGTGGTTGGGGTTTGTTGAAGGGAAATTGCTAATGAAGATTGCTCACATTCATGAGAAGATTAGTCGCTTTACTCAACTG GAACATATGGATAAGTGGGAGAAGGAGATTCAAGAACTACGGTTGCTTGGTGCATCAAATGAGAAGGCTAATGCTATTTTTCACAATGCTGGATATCTACTTCAGAATGTTCCTGATCAATCTTGGAG AACTTGTGAAATTTGTGGTGCCCCTGCGATGAACATTGCTGGAGAACAAGCAATTGAGGTGAACAATGGCACTGGTATAGCTACTGCAGCATCAACAGCACCTATGGTCTTCTCTGACACCCGAAGTTACTGCCATGGTCGTCGTGTCATGAATTTTCTTCTTGGGTGCATGGTTTTTGCCTTTATAATCTCATGgttttttcactttaaaataCTGCCATGA